ACACACCAATGGTATCCCCGTCTGTCACACGAACTAACTCAACGTTCATGCTGTTATCAACATTGTTGCGATCAGTGGTGGTCCAGTGGATCAGTGGATCAGGGCGCTTGTCGTCCGCGATAGTTCGCCATCGGGCCGCCGCAGATTCTGCTGTGAGGCGATCGCCCCCTTAATCAGCCATTGGCTTAGCCTTGTCAGGAAACGAACACTCAACGGTAATCTTGAGGCTACATTCAGCGGTTCCCTTGGTCACATAGGGCACTCCCGCTTCAGCACCCACATTCACACCAAATTCCAGCTTCACCTTATCCACATTGGCTTCACCCAGATCCTTGAAGGCATTGATCACGCCTTTGGTGTAAACCTTCAGCGTGTTTTCCATGCTGCGGAACACTTGGACTGCTTGTTGAGCAACCACTTCAGCACCACCCTTGGGATCAAGTCCCAGGTCTTCACGGGTTTGTTCACCGCTGGAGGGTGGGGCGGATGACAGGGGTAGGATTTGACTATCATCACTCGGTTCGATGTAGATGACGATGCCATCGTCTAGTTGGAAGGGCACAAGTTGTTTCATGGGATAACATCATGGAGAATCGGGTCGCGTTTAGCCTATCAGGTTTGCGGACGATCGCTTGCTCTCTACCACGACGGCCATGAATCGGGATGCCCTTGTTGTTGGAATCAATACCTATCGCCATCTCAAGTCACTCAAGGCTCCGGCTCAAGATGCGGAAGCGATCGCTCATCTCTTGGAATCGGATGGTGAGTTTCGAGTGACGCGGATACCGGAAGCGATCGCCCAGGATGAGACTCGTAAGCCTGTGGTGGGGGAAACGCTGGAGGTTTCGCAGCCGCAACTCAAGCAAGCCTTAAAGCAACTATTCCG
This sequence is a window from Candidatus Obscuribacterales bacterium. Protein-coding genes within it:
- a CDS encoding CU044_2847 family protein, whose translation is MKQLVPFQLDDGIVIYIEPSDDSQILPLSSAPPSSGEQTREDLGLDPKGGAEVVAQQAVQVFRSMENTLKVYTKGVINAFKDLGEANVDKVKLEFGVNVGAEAGVPYVTKGTAECSLKITVECSFPDKAKPMAD